The Cinclus cinclus chromosome Z, bCinCin1.1, whole genome shotgun sequence genome contains the following window.
ATCCAAGCCTCTATCCCCCAGGCCTGAGCTTTGGCAGTGGAGGTGCCGCTTCCCCAATGCAGGTCATCCCCATGCTGGGGCCAGCAAGCAGCACCGGGGGACTTTGCTGGAAGTATATGGGGAGGAAATGGCCCCCCAGCCCCGGAGCTGCAGGGTCCCCAgtgcttctgctgctgaggagccaaggagggagctgctggaacaaAGGGCTTCTGGGCACAGTCCTAATCCCCAGGGCAATGCTGTGGCATGGGCCTACAACTACACTGTCCAGTCAGTATGtggggctgctctcctgccctgaACAAACAGCTCTAAGCACCTACATCTTGTCTCCCCAAAGAGGGGTACAGCGGGAACACCCCAGGTCAGCTCCTGTCCCAAAGGAGCTGATGGACAGGCACAGGCTAGGTAGGACAGAGGAGGACAGAGAGGGTAGGGAGAGAGGTGGGATGGCCAGGCAGGCAAACAGCCGAGCTGGGAAAAGGAGACAGGCAGGGAGCAGGCGCAGTGCTGGTGCCCAGCATGGGGCTCAGAGGGAGGTGATGTCGTTAAGTGCATTGTCCAGCTCTTCGCTGATGGCTTTGTACTTCATCTTCTGTGCATACACTTCATCTGCAGGTGGTGGCAGGCAAGGAGCAGATGGTGGAATAGAGTGGAGGACACAAGGTGGAGAGAGAGAgtggctgtgagcagcaggctgagggcagcaAGGGCAtgcaggcacaggcagcatgaaTGTGACCCTATTCCCCACCCGAGGGCAGGGCCCAGACCCCAGAAGCTCTGTGCTCCCACAACAGATGCCGCAGCATCCAGCCTCTCCCCTCCCAGAACTCTTGCCCATCCCCTCCCTATGGCCAAGCACTGTCCAGCCCCACCAGGTGGTGTGTCCAGTGCTGCCCCAGAAAAGAGGGACATGGGGTTGGTGGGACCATTTTACCTTCTAGGTCATCAATGGTTTTCTCCAGCTTCGCCACAGACCTCTCTGCAAACTCAGCTCGGGTCTCAGCCTGTGAGAAGCAGAGTGAGGAAAGGGTGAGCTGCAGGACACAATGGGTGGTACAGGCTGTGCTGCACTTCAAATCTGCCCTATTTGCATCTCTGGTACCCTTCTCCAGAAGCCCTCCCATGGGAAAGGCAAGGGACAAGAAGTGACTAGGGCTCCATGGAGCCTCACACCCAAAACCAGAACAGACTAATGAAGGTCATCCCAGATGCAGGTACCTGCTACAATGCAGGGCTGCAATTTAGGAAATCATGAGAAGACATAGGCCTCATGGGGTCAAAACCCATTCAGAATGGCAAGCTCATTCCTGCACTGATTCAGTGGTGGCCCTACACCCCTTACCTCCTTCAGCTTTTCCCCTAGAAGCTTGATTTCCTCCTCATACTTATCCTCCTTGGTGGAATACTGCAGAGACAGAGACAAGCACCTGTGAGTCCCAAGGCATGCCTCCAGCTGTCCTTCACCCCAGCAGGAGACCACAGCATTCCCAAACTGCATGCACTCTTCCCAACCCCAGCAGCCTCACTGGGTCCTACCTTGTCAGCCTGGGCCTCCAGGGACTTCAAGTTGTTGGTGACAATTTTCAGCTCCTCCTCTAGGTCACCACATTTACTACATCCCAAGCAGGGCCGGCAGGAGGGGGGGAGTGGGGCGAGAGGGcaggagagaggcaggagcagaaagAACAGGCATGGGgaagcaggaaagaaagagagaaaacaatttgagagaggagaaaaatcagtgCAGGTGGACCAGGAGCAGAGCCACTGCGAGCAGGAGCTGCCGGGACACATCTGTTCATCCGTTGCTTGTGCTTCCTTGCCTGGATACCTCATGCATCACCACCAGCCAAGCTCTCGCTGGCCCCACCAAGAGAAgcaggatggagggatggaggagcgTGCCCGGCCTGCACCTGCTGGAGGGGGAGGCAAGGGGAGGCCAGTGGTGGAGGCAGTGGTGCAGAAAGGAGATAGGTGGCTCGCATGGTTTGAGAGACAGCAACAGAGAGAGGGGGCTGCTGCAAATCGCCCCGCGCCCCTGCCCCAGTACCTCTTCCTCTGAGGCAATGAGGGATTTGAGAGACTGGTCCATGGTCCGCAGCTCTTCTTCCAATTGTCTCACTCGGCTGGAGTGAAAGATGGGCACCccaggatggggacagcagaAAACAGGGTCAAGGATGTGATGCCAGTGGGTTGGCACATCCCTAGCCCCATCCTGCAATCCCAAAGACCACCCCAATGACAGACCCTGCTGCTTTCAGGGATGGATATCCCCATCCCCAAGtcggccagggatttgggacaAGGGCTATGTGGGATCCCTGCATGCTGCCCACCAGAAGCCCTGCTCACCTCTCCGCCACCTCTGCCCTCTCCTCTGAGCGCTCCAGCTCTCCCTCAAGGACAACCAGCTTGCGGGCGACCTGTTCATGGCAGCAAGGGACCCATGTTAGCCCTGCGCTTGCCCCAACTGGACACAGTACTATGAAGAGATGGCTCTGGGTGCTGCCAGGGTGTCAGGACTGGGGAATGGGGCACACACCTCCTCATATTTGCGGTCAGCCTCCTCTGCTATGTGCTTTGCCTCCTTCAGCTGCATTTCCTGGAGTTCCATCTTCTCTTCATCTTTCATGGCCCTGTTTTCAATGACCTTCATGCCTCTGAGGAAAGACCATGCCAGGAGATGTTACTGCTGTGGGCCAAGGTGTCATCTGTACATCCTGCCTGCCCATCTGCACACCCTAACCATACCACTCTCTAGCTTCAGAGACATGGGACATTGCTCAGGGAGGATGGCACACAGTAGGATCACACCACCAGTACCCCAAAAATGCTTCTATGCAGAATTACAGTGGAGCTAGCCCCAGGGCTATGTTCCAGAATGAGGTGTGGCTATGGCGCCCCTCAGAGGCAGATCCTGAACCTATGTTTGGGGGGAAGAAGGTATGTAGTCCAAGATGAGCCAGCCACAATCTCCACAGCCTGACAGGCTGGCAGCCCTtagaaaatgctggaaaacatcctgtgtCAAAGCCTTTCTCATTCGGGGTGATGATCACAAACAGAGGATTACCAAACTCCCACACAAGAGACTCCTGCAGACTCTTCTCCTCCCACTCAGATGTTCCTCAAACTGATCTGTGCCAATGGAGGGAAGGTTCCTCATCTAACTGCCAGGAATACTGTGACATGTCTGGGCATTCCCATACAACCTGAGTTCCCTTgtctgcacagctccagctcacaGCTCTAGGAAACCTGTTTTCCATGAGGATGGGGCAACATACACCCTGTAGAACTCCTATTGAATGAGGCTGTCTTGCCCTTAAATCTGACCTTGGTTACCAGCACAGAGGTTGCTTCTTGGGCTGGTATTGTGTCTTTGAGCATAGAAAACTGCTCTGGGAAAAATACAAGCCGTGCTCATAGCTTCCTCTGGCTTTGCTTACAGTCTGCTGCTTTTATAAACACCAGATAAAAATTCTCAGGATTTTATTGTAAGAGTGTCTGTATCTGAGGGACGTCTTTGCATTGTGGCTTTGCTCTCTCCCTTTGAGTCTTCAGGAAAACCAACAGAAACCCCAATAAGGTCATCTCAGAGGGACCCCACTGCAAAACTATGGGGGCTATCTGCAATCTGACCTGATACCACTCCCACTGTCTCTTTCCATCCCACCTCTCGCTCTCATCAGCTGCCTTCTCAGCTTCCTCCAGCTTCTGCAGGGCAGTGGCCAGACGCTCCTGGGCACGATCCAGCTCCTCCTCTACCAGCTGGATACGGCGGTTGAGGGAAGCCACTTCAGCCTCAGCCTAGAGGAACAGAAATACCTCATTCACCCCATGTCAAATACAGATAttggaaaaagcattttcaatgATTACTCCTATTTACCATCCAGAATACCCATTGGCACTGTGCAACAAACCCATGTTCACTGGAATGGCATGCCTGA
Protein-coding sequences here:
- the TPM2 gene encoding tropomyosin beta chain isoform X5, yielding MEAIKKKMQMLKLDKENAIDRAEQAEADKKQAEDRCKQLEEEQQGLQKKLKGTEDEVEKYSESVKEAQEKLEQAEKKATDAEAEVASLNRRIQLVEEELDRAQERLATALQKLEEAEKAADESERGMKVIENRAMKDEEKMELQEMQLKEAKHIAEEADRKYEEVARKLVVLEGELERSEERAEVAESKCGDLEEELKIVTNNLKSLEAQADKYSTKEDKYEEEIKLLGEKLKEAETRAEFAERSVAKLEKTIDDLEDEVYAQKMKYKAISEELDNALNDITSL
- the TPM2 gene encoding tropomyosin beta chain isoform X11; translated protein: MASASSISAVKRKIQSLQQVADEAEERAEHLQREADAERQARERAEAEVASLNRRIQLVEEELDRAQERLATALQKLEEAEKAADESERGMKVIENRAMKDEEKMELQEMQLKEAKHIAEEADRKYEEVARKLVVLEGELERSEERAEVAESKCGDLEEELKIVTNNLKSLEAQADKYSTKEDKYEEEIKLLGEKLKEAETRAEFAERSVAKLEKTIDDLEDEVYAQKMKYKAISEELDNALNDITSL
- the TPM2 gene encoding tropomyosin beta chain isoform X8, with product MASASSISAVKRKIQSLQQVADEAEERAEHLQREADAERQARERAEAEVASLNRRIQLVEEELDRAQERLATALQKLEEAEKAADESERGMKVIENRAMKDEEKMELQEMQLKEAKHIAEEADRKYEEVARKLVVLEGELERSEERAEVAESRVRQLEEELRTMDQSLKSLIASEEEYSTKEDKYEEEIKLLGEKLKEAETRAEFAERSVAKLEKTIDDLEDEVYAQKMKYKAISEELDNALNDITSL
- the TPM2 gene encoding tropomyosin beta chain isoform X2; the encoded protein is MEAIKKKMQMLKLDKENAIDRAEQAEADKKQAEDRCKQLEEEQQGLQKKLKGTEDEVEKYSESVKEAQEKLEQAEKKATDAEAEVASLNRRIQLVEEELDRAQERLATALQKLEEAEKAADESERGMKVIENRAMKDEEKMELQEMQLKEAKHIAEEADRKYEEVARKLVVLEGELERSEERAEVAESRVRQLEEELRTMDQSLKSLIASEEEYSTKEDKYEEEIKLLGEKLKEAETRAEFAERSVAKLEKTIDDLEDEVYAQKMKYKAISEELDNALNDITSL
- the TPM2 gene encoding tropomyosin beta chain isoform X6, which produces MEAIKKKMQMLKLDKENAIDRAEQAEADKKQAEDRCKQLEEEQQGLQKKLKGTEDEVEKYSESVKEAQEKLEQAEKKATDAEAEVASLNRRIQLVEEELDRAQERLATALQKLEEAEKAADESERGMKVIENRAMKDEEKMELQEMQLKEAKHIAEEADRKYEEVARKLVVLEGELERSEERAEVAESKCGDLEEELKIVTNNLKSLEAQADKYSTKEDKYEEEIKLLGEKLKEAETRAEFAERSVAKLEKTIDDLEERSQQEAEKNRVLTNELRVILTELNN
- the TPM2 gene encoding tropomyosin beta chain isoform X1, coding for MEAIKKKMQMLKLDKENAIDRAEQAEADKKQAEDRCKQLEEEQQGLQKKLKGTEDEVEKYSESVKEAQEKLEQAEKKATDAEAEVASLNRRIQLVEEELDRAQERLATALQKLEEAEKAADESERGMKVIENRAMKDEEKMELQEMQLKEAKHIAEEADRKYEEVARKLVVLEGELERSEERAEVAESRVRQLEEELRTMDQSLKSLIASEEEYSTKEDKYEEEIKLLGEKLKEAETRAEFAERSVAKLEKTIDDLEESLASAKEENVGIHQVLDQTLLELNNL
- the TPM2 gene encoding tropomyosin beta chain isoform X13 gives rise to the protein MASASSISAVKRKIQSLQQVADEAEERAEHLQREADAERQARERAEAEVASLNRRIQLVEEELDRAQERLATALQKLEEAEKAADESERGMKVIENRAMKDEEKMELQEMQLKEAKHIAEEADRKYEEVARKLVVLEGELERSEERAEVAESRVRQLEEELRTMDQSLKSLIASEEEAETRAEFAERSVAKLEKTIDDLEESLASAKEENVGIHQVLDQTLLELNNL
- the TPM2 gene encoding tropomyosin beta chain isoform X7, whose amino-acid sequence is MASASSISAVKRKIQSLQQVADEAEERAEHLQREADAERQARERAEAEVASLNRRIQLVEEELDRAQERLATALQKLEEAEKAADESERGMKVIENRAMKDEEKMELQEMQLKEAKHIAEEADRKYEEVARKLVVLEGELERSEERAEVAESRVRQLEEELRTMDQSLKSLIASEEEYSTKEDKYEEEIKLLGEKLKEAETRAEFAERSVAKLEKTIDDLEESLASAKEENVGIHQVLDQTLLELNNL
- the TPM2 gene encoding tropomyosin beta chain isoform X3, with product MEAIKKKMQMLKLDKENAIDRAEQAEADKKQAEDRCKQLEEEQQGLQKKLKGTEDEVEKYSESVKEAQEKLEQAEKKATDAEAEVASLNRRIQLVEEELDRAQERLATALQKLEEAEKAADESERGMKVIENRAMKDEEKMELQEMQLKEAKHIAEEADRKYEEVARKLVVLEGELERSEERAEVAESRVRQLEEELRTMDQSLKSLIASEEEYSTKEDKYEEEIKLLGEKLKEAETRAEFAERSVAKLEKTIDDLEERSQQEAEKNRVLTNELRVILTELNN
- the TPM2 gene encoding tropomyosin beta chain isoform X4 codes for the protein MEAIKKKMQMLKLDKENAIDRAEQAEADKKQAEDRCKQLEEEQQGLQKKLKGTEDEVEKYSESVKEAQEKLEQAEKKATDAEAEVASLNRRIQLVEEELDRAQERLATALQKLEEAEKAADESERGMKVIENRAMKDEEKMELQEMQLKEAKHIAEEADRKYEEVARKLVVLEGELERSEERAEVAESKCGDLEEELKIVTNNLKSLEAQADKYSTKEDKYEEEIKLLGEKLKEAETRAEFAERSVAKLEKTIDDLEESLASAKEENVGIHQVLDQTLLELNNL
- the TPM2 gene encoding tropomyosin beta chain isoform X12; this translates as MASASSISAVKRKIQSLQQVADEAEERAEHLQREADAERQARERAEAEVASLNRRIQLVEEELDRAQERLATALQKLEEAEKAADESERGMKVIENRAMKDEEKMELQEMQLKEAKHIAEEADRKYEEVARKLVVLEGELERSEERAEVAESKCGDLEEELKIVTNNLKSLEAQADKYSTKEDKYEEEIKLLGEKLKEAETRAEFAERSVAKLEKTIDDLEERSQQEAEKNRVLTNELRVILTELNN
- the TPM2 gene encoding tropomyosin beta chain isoform X9; the protein is MASASSISAVKRKIQSLQQVADEAEERAEHLQREADAERQARERAEAEVASLNRRIQLVEEELDRAQERLATALQKLEEAEKAADESERGMKVIENRAMKDEEKMELQEMQLKEAKHIAEEADRKYEEVARKLVVLEGELERSEERAEVAESRVRQLEEELRTMDQSLKSLIASEEEYSTKEDKYEEEIKLLGEKLKEAETRAEFAERSVAKLEKTIDDLEERSQQEAEKNRVLTNELRVILTELNN
- the TPM2 gene encoding tropomyosin beta chain isoform X10; this encodes MASASSISAVKRKIQSLQQVADEAEERAEHLQREADAERQARERAEAEVASLNRRIQLVEEELDRAQERLATALQKLEEAEKAADESERGMKVIENRAMKDEEKMELQEMQLKEAKHIAEEADRKYEEVARKLVVLEGELERSEERAEVAESKCGDLEEELKIVTNNLKSLEAQADKYSTKEDKYEEEIKLLGEKLKEAETRAEFAERSVAKLEKTIDDLEESLASAKEENVGIHQVLDQTLLELNNL